From the genome of Methylocystis bryophila, one region includes:
- a CDS encoding caspase family protein — protein MRSRLVLFLLATLLFCVAQAAAAAERRIALVIGESAYEGKPVETAANDAGLIAQTLQTAGFDVSGARDLDETALRGSLRDFLEKARATGPDGVAFVYFAGAAAQLEGDNYLLPVGAPITRDADIPLHGARLSDYLKPLASMGLKTAVIVLDAARALPYPIEGQPLAGGLALYEPGPSLLLAFNAAPGTIAPPEPGPYGVYAHALTEMIRAGGLPVAQVFDQTRLRVMEATRGAQIPWNSQGFDTPFIFFERTAQAPSRGVDEAALRSKPIAQFSAQDAFAAAVARDTLQSYQEFLVAYPDDPLAHRVRAILAARREALFWRKARILNTPASYWTYLNRYPRGAHAFDARRLLAILASPPEPPPAFAPIDLGYPPPPPPEIVFVSRPVIFFGDPVWGFAPPPPPPPFFLPPPPPDFIVLPPPVVIGLAPYGLPVPPFVPVPVYVQPPAFVTPPPDNVFFANIHNSVVVDANQNVVIANPQGRVLSTTPIAAGAVAGAAGAVAGAALGASLPRFIANKAAVQPGAAVPPGTGAQRAGPGAPLQGQGAPAQAPLAPQSGQAQPTPGHGLQAPAAGAQQPFQGPHALPQPSVNVLQGQGAATHGQVPQAPGRAPQNPGGPAQQGQAPHEQAPHEQGQAVPQAQAPAAHTQGPQQGGREQGAQTQAAPSGTQLQDQGHGQASQDAHRQRPQDQTQPQPSAVAPKTAPENLPASSAQGVKAHGHQDHAHGPQSQTGPAAAPKSQLVNQPPQGAQSHGRQDHGNGSQTQASHGRAAAPPPAPPPAPPQNHGHSAPPNPMQSIQRPAGMGQGPQSAAPRPAPHPQAQAQKPAGPAKPDPHNHDHHDHH, from the coding sequence GGAAAGCCGGTCGAGACCGCGGCCAATGACGCTGGGCTCATCGCGCAAACGCTGCAGACGGCGGGCTTCGACGTCAGCGGCGCGCGGGACCTCGACGAGACGGCGCTGCGCGGCTCATTGCGCGACTTTCTCGAAAAGGCGCGCGCCACAGGCCCCGACGGCGTCGCCTTCGTCTACTTCGCGGGCGCGGCGGCGCAGCTCGAAGGCGACAATTATCTTCTCCCTGTCGGCGCGCCCATCACGCGCGACGCCGATATCCCTTTGCACGGCGCGCGTCTCTCCGACTATTTGAAGCCGCTCGCCTCGATGGGACTGAAGACCGCGGTCATCGTGCTCGACGCCGCGCGCGCCCTTCCCTACCCGATCGAGGGCCAGCCCTTGGCGGGCGGATTGGCGCTCTACGAACCGGGCCCGAGCCTGCTCCTCGCCTTCAACGCCGCGCCGGGAACGATCGCTCCGCCGGAGCCGGGTCCCTACGGCGTCTACGCACATGCCTTGACCGAGATGATTCGCGCTGGCGGCCTGCCGGTCGCCCAGGTCTTCGACCAGACGCGTCTGCGCGTCATGGAAGCGACCAGAGGAGCGCAAATTCCCTGGAACTCGCAGGGCTTCGATACGCCCTTCATCTTCTTCGAGCGCACCGCGCAGGCGCCTTCGCGCGGCGTCGACGAAGCCGCGCTGCGCAGCAAGCCCATCGCGCAGTTTTCGGCTCAGGACGCCTTCGCGGCGGCGGTCGCGCGCGACACGCTGCAGTCCTATCAGGAGTTTCTCGTCGCCTATCCCGACGACCCGTTGGCGCATCGCGTGCGGGCCATTCTCGCCGCGCGGCGCGAGGCGCTGTTCTGGCGCAAGGCCCGCATTCTCAACACGCCCGCCTCCTACTGGACCTATCTGAACCGATATCCGCGCGGCGCGCACGCCTTCGACGCACGCCGACTGCTCGCGATCCTCGCAAGCCCGCCCGAGCCGCCGCCCGCCTTCGCACCGATCGATCTCGGCTATCCGCCGCCGCCGCCGCCCGAGATCGTTTTCGTCAGCCGGCCGGTCATCTTCTTCGGCGATCCCGTCTGGGGCTTCGCGCCGCCGCCGCCGCCGCCGCCCTTCTTCCTGCCGCCGCCTCCGCCCGACTTCATCGTGCTGCCGCCGCCCGTCGTCATAGGCCTCGCGCCCTACGGCCTGCCGGTGCCGCCCTTCGTCCCGGTTCCGGTCTATGTGCAGCCCCCGGCCTTCGTCACGCCGCCGCCCGACAATGTCTTCTTCGCCAATATCCACAACAGCGTGGTCGTGGACGCGAATCAGAATGTCGTGATCGCCAATCCCCAGGGTCGCGTGCTCTCGACGACGCCCATCGCAGCGGGCGCCGTCGCAGGCGCGGCGGGCGCCGTCGCGGGCGCAGCCCTCGGCGCGAGCCTGCCGAGATTCATCGCCAATAAGGCCGCAGTTCAACCCGGCGCAGCGGTCCCGCCCGGTACGGGCGCCCAACGGGCGGGCCCGGGCGCGCCGCTACAGGGTCAAGGCGCGCCAGCGCAAGCTCCGCTCGCGCCGCAGTCGGGACAGGCCCAGCCGACGCCGGGACACGGCCTGCAGGCGCCGGCCGCGGGCGCCCAGCAGCCATTCCAGGGCCCTCATGCCTTGCCCCAGCCAAGCGTCAATGTCTTGCAAGGGCAAGGGGCGGCGACGCATGGCCAAGTTCCCCAAGCGCCGGGGCGGGCTCCGCAGAACCCGGGCGGCCCCGCGCAACAGGGCCAAGCCCCGCATGAGCAAGCCCCGCATGAGCAAGGACAGGCCGTGCCCCAGGCTCAAGCTCCGGCAGCCCATACCCAGGGTCCCCAGCAGGGCGGCCGCGAACAAGGGGCGCAGACGCAAGCCGCGCCGAGTGGGACGCAGCTTCAAGACCAGGGTCACGGCCAAGCAAGCCAGGACGCGCACCGACAGAGGCCGCAGGACCAGACGCAGCCCCAGCCCAGCGCCGTCGCTCCCAAGACCGCGCCTGAGAACCTGCCGGCTTCGTCGGCCCAGGGGGTCAAAGCCCATGGCCATCAGGACCACGCCCACGGACCCCAGTCGCAGACAGGCCCCGCCGCCGCTCCAAAGTCGCAACTCGTGAATCAACCGCCCCAGGGCGCGCAGAGCCATGGCCGCCAGGATCACGGCAATGGTTCGCAAACGCAAGCGTCGCACGGCCGCGCCGCCGCGCCGCCGCCCGCGCCACCACCCGCGCCGCCGCAGAACCATGGTCACAGCGCGCCGCCAAACCCCATGCAGAGCATCCAGCGGCCGGCGGGAATGGGCCAGGGGCCGCAGTCGGCCGCGCCGAGGCCAGCGCCACATCCGCAGGCTCAGGCGCAGAAGCCCGCGGGGCCCGCGAAGCCAGATCCCCACAACCACGACCACCACGATCATCACTGA
- the rpsA gene encoding 30S ribosomal protein S1, with protein MASEHSLSAPTRDDFAALLNESYGGTDAFEGSVIKGRVVAIEKDVAVIDIGLKTEGRVPLKEFTGFGRDPAPKVGDEVEVYLERVENALGEAVISRDKARREESWIKLEKAFEANEKVEGVIFNQVKGGFTVDLDSAVAFLPRSQVDIRPIRDAAPLMNVPQPFHILKMDRRRGNIVVSRRTVLEESRAEQRHEIVANLEEGQVIDGVVKNITDYGAFVDLGGIDGLLHVTDIAWRRVNHPSEALTIGQTVKVKIVKINHETHRISLGMKQLLEDPWQGIEAKYPIGARFHGRVTNITDYGAFVELEPGIEGLVHVSEMSWTKKNVHPGKIVSTSQEVDVQVLEVDPVKRRISLGLKQCLRNPWELFAEKHPVGSEVEGEVKNKTEFGLFIGLDGDVDGMVHLSDLDWNRPGEQVIEEFKKGDVIKAQVLDVDVEKERISLGVKQLAGDPFAAAEGVTGVDLKKGSVVTSEVLEVKDSGIEVKIVGTDLTTFIKRAELARDRADQRPERFAVGEKVDVRVTLFDRKARRIGVSIKALEMAEEKEAIAQYGSADSGASLGDILGAALKAREEDGAKKKKGEE; from the coding sequence ATGGCTTCCGAACATTCGCTCAGCGCGCCGACGCGCGACGATTTTGCTGCTTTGCTCAATGAAAGCTACGGCGGCACAGACGCTTTCGAAGGCTCCGTCATCAAGGGTCGCGTTGTCGCGATCGAAAAGGACGTGGCCGTCATCGATATCGGCTTGAAGACGGAAGGGCGCGTGCCCTTGAAGGAATTCACCGGTTTCGGCCGCGATCCGGCGCCCAAGGTCGGCGACGAGGTCGAGGTCTATCTCGAGCGCGTCGAGAACGCGCTCGGCGAAGCGGTTATCTCGCGCGACAAGGCGCGGCGCGAAGAAAGCTGGATCAAGCTCGAGAAGGCCTTCGAGGCCAACGAGAAGGTCGAAGGCGTGATCTTCAATCAGGTCAAAGGCGGCTTCACTGTCGATCTCGACTCGGCCGTCGCCTTCCTGCCGCGCTCGCAAGTCGACATCCGTCCGATCCGCGACGCGGCGCCCTTGATGAACGTCCCGCAGCCCTTCCACATCCTGAAAATGGATCGTCGCCGCGGCAACATCGTCGTCTCGCGCCGCACCGTCCTCGAGGAGAGCCGCGCCGAGCAGCGCCATGAGATCGTCGCCAACCTCGAAGAGGGGCAGGTCATCGACGGCGTCGTCAAGAACATCACGGACTACGGCGCCTTCGTCGATCTCGGCGGCATCGACGGTCTGCTGCATGTGACCGACATCGCCTGGCGGCGCGTCAACCATCCGTCCGAGGCGCTGACCATCGGGCAGACGGTGAAGGTGAAGATCGTCAAGATCAACCACGAGACGCATCGCATCTCGCTCGGCATGAAGCAGCTGCTCGAAGATCCGTGGCAGGGCATCGAGGCCAAATATCCGATCGGCGCGCGCTTCCACGGGCGCGTCACGAACATCACCGACTACGGCGCCTTCGTCGAGCTCGAGCCCGGCATCGAGGGCCTCGTGCATGTCTCGGAGATGTCCTGGACGAAGAAGAATGTGCATCCCGGCAAGATCGTCTCGACGAGCCAGGAGGTCGACGTGCAGGTGCTCGAGGTCGATCCGGTCAAGCGCCGCATCTCCTTGGGTCTCAAGCAGTGCCTGCGCAATCCCTGGGAGCTTTTCGCCGAGAAGCATCCGGTGGGTTCGGAGGTCGAGGGCGAGGTCAAGAACAAGACCGAGTTCGGCCTCTTCATCGGACTCGACGGCGACGTCGACGGCATGGTGCATCTCTCCGATCTCGACTGGAACCGTCCGGGCGAGCAGGTCATCGAGGAGTTCAAGAAGGGCGACGTCATCAAGGCGCAGGTTCTCGACGTCGACGTCGAGAAGGAGCGCATCTCGCTCGGCGTCAAGCAGCTCGCCGGCGATCCCTTCGCCGCGGCCGAGGGCGTCACAGGCGTAGACCTGAAGAAGGGCTCGGTCGTCACCTCCGAGGTGCTCGAGGTCAAGGACAGCGGCATCGAGGTGAAGATCGTGGGCACGGATCTGACGACCTTCATCAAGCGCGCCGAGCTCGCGCGCGACCGCGCCGATCAGCGCCCCGAGCGCTTCGCGGTCGGCGAGAAGGTCGACGTGCGCGTGACGCTCTTCGACCGCAAGGCCCGCCGCATCGGCGTCTCCATCAAGGCGCTCGAAATGGCCGAGGAGAAGGAAGCCATCGCGCAATATGGCTCGGCCGACTCCGGCGCCTCGCTCGGCGACATCCTCGGCGCGGCCTTGAAGGCGCGCGAAGAGGACGGCGCGAAAAAGAAGAAGGGCGAGGAGTAA
- a CDS encoding CarD family transcriptional regulator, whose amino-acid sequence MASKKPPVKAKKTSAAKSRAKTAKPKTRPASAAKSQRAHVSKSSAAQSKSSAAKTKTASARKKASEAARSAVTKSEAEKAAARKAAAKKAAAKKAAAKKAAAARSAATKAAAKKAAASRKSATSNPTAAKAKIAAAKRQGASVATENPANAAIAKPVETQQAAPVLKTTTPASATGSSAGKPQSAGVKVPPSAKGIVPASSGAAAEVRKAKASTTPTPPAPPRAAPDQKRPIGSEPARVSMNLSSSAAATSVQKSASSAVSGTPGGAAPAARPGATPKPRPSSQKLGFKLSEHIVYPAHGVGQIVGIEVQEVAGFSLELFVVSFVKDKMILKVPTSKVASVGMRKLSESDTVEKALTTLSGRARIKRTMWSRRAQEYEAKINSGDLVTIAEVVRDLYRSDTQPEQSYSERQLYEAALDRMSREISVVRKLIDSESLKVIESYLAKGPRRGAKSEPDAGDAAGDEGDVERAA is encoded by the coding sequence ATGGCTTCGAAAAAACCGCCCGTGAAGGCCAAGAAGACCTCTGCAGCCAAGTCGCGCGCCAAAACCGCAAAGCCCAAGACGAGGCCGGCCTCCGCAGCGAAGTCGCAGCGGGCGCATGTGTCTAAGTCGAGCGCGGCGCAAAGCAAGTCCTCTGCCGCGAAGACGAAAACCGCGTCCGCCAGGAAGAAGGCGTCTGAAGCCGCGCGCTCCGCAGTGACGAAGTCCGAGGCGGAAAAGGCCGCGGCGCGCAAAGCCGCCGCTAAGAAGGCCGCCGCCAAGAAAGCCGCCGCCAAGAAAGCCGCCGCCGCGCGGAGCGCCGCGACCAAGGCTGCAGCGAAGAAAGCCGCGGCGAGCCGAAAGTCCGCGACCTCGAACCCGACCGCGGCGAAGGCCAAGATCGCTGCTGCGAAGCGTCAAGGCGCCTCCGTCGCGACGGAGAACCCCGCCAACGCCGCAATTGCGAAACCCGTCGAGACGCAGCAGGCGGCGCCCGTGCTCAAGACGACGACCCCGGCGAGCGCAACTGGCTCCTCCGCCGGCAAGCCGCAATCGGCGGGCGTCAAAGTTCCGCCAAGCGCGAAAGGCATAGTCCCTGCGTCCTCGGGCGCAGCCGCAGAAGTCCGCAAGGCGAAAGCCTCGACGACGCCAACTCCTCCGGCTCCGCCGCGCGCGGCGCCGGATCAAAAACGTCCTATCGGAAGCGAACCAGCCAGAGTGAGCATGAATTTATCTTCAAGCGCCGCAGCGACCTCCGTTCAAAAATCCGCCTCCTCCGCCGTGTCGGGGACGCCGGGGGGCGCCGCGCCCGCCGCTAGGCCCGGAGCCACGCCGAAGCCCCGGCCTTCCTCGCAGAAGCTCGGATTCAAGCTCTCCGAGCACATCGTCTATCCGGCGCATGGCGTGGGCCAGATCGTCGGCATCGAGGTTCAGGAAGTCGCGGGCTTCAGCCTGGAGCTGTTTGTCGTGAGCTTCGTCAAGGACAAGATGATTCTCAAGGTCCCGACGAGCAAGGTCGCTTCCGTCGGCATGCGCAAGCTTTCCGAATCGGACACCGTCGAGAAGGCGCTGACGACGCTGAGTGGCCGCGCGCGAATCAAACGCACCATGTGGTCGCGTCGCGCCCAGGAATATGAGGCGAAGATCAACTCTGGGGATCTCGTGACGATCGCCGAGGTCGTGCGCGACCTCTATCGTTCGGACACGCAGCCGGAGCAGTCCTATTCGGAGCGCCAGCTCTACGAGGCGGCGCTCGACCGCATGTCGCGCGAGATCTCGGTGGTGCGCAAGCTCATCGACTCCGAGTCGCTGAAAGTGATCGAGAGCTATCTCGCCAAGGGGCCGCGCCGCGGCGCCAAGAGCGAGCCCGACGCCGGCGATGCCGCTGGCGATGAGGGAGACGTCGAGCGCGCCGCCTGA
- the fdxA gene encoding ferredoxin FdxA, whose product MTYVVTENCIKCKYMDCVEVCPVDCFYEGANMLVIHPDECIDCGVCEPECPALAIKPDTEPELEAWLTLNLEYAQVWPNVTIKREAPADAKEWDGKPGKLEAHFSPEPGQGD is encoded by the coding sequence ATGACCTACGTCGTCACCGAGAATTGCATAAAGTGTAAGTACATGGATTGTGTCGAGGTGTGCCCCGTGGATTGCTTCTACGAAGGCGCGAACATGCTGGTCATTCACCCCGATGAATGCATCGACTGCGGCGTCTGCGAGCCGGAGTGCCCCGCCTTGGCGATCAAGCCGGACACAGAGCCGGAGCTCGAGGCCTGGTTGACGCTCAATCTGGAATACGCCCAAGTCTGGCCGAACGTGACCATAAAGCGGGAAGCGCCGGCCGACGCGAAGGAATGGGACGGGAAACCAGGCAAGCTCGAGGCGCATTTCTCGCCTGAGCCCGGTCAAGGGGACTGA
- a CDS encoding RMD1 family protein, with amino-acid sequence MTVSLALSPAPKILARALLLGERIDTVGLERADLVSTAPLAFHSGSAGFVVLFKFGVAVLFGLSPLEEDEVLARVGARVEGATSRRDDETLALELSGEGEEKPHANGRFAVKDMSESVLLVVADALAKSVALARDERRVNAVFDTIEPIAATLAETGRPPWRRGEMLKLVGQTLLVQHRVSGRVAVEDKPDVLWDRPDLERLYARLEDEYELAERARTLKAKLDVISETARAFTEIIDADRSTRLEWTIVVLILAEILLSLIQLWLYPHGH; translated from the coding sequence ATGACTGTCTCACTCGCTCTGTCTCCCGCCCCGAAAATTCTTGCGCGCGCCCTGCTGCTCGGCGAACGCATCGACACCGTCGGGCTCGAACGGGCCGATCTCGTCTCGACGGCGCCGCTCGCCTTCCACTCGGGAAGCGCGGGCTTCGTGGTGCTCTTCAAATTCGGCGTCGCGGTTCTGTTTGGCCTCTCTCCGCTGGAGGAGGACGAGGTGCTGGCGCGTGTCGGCGCGCGCGTCGAGGGCGCCACCTCCCGCCGTGACGACGAGACGCTCGCGCTGGAGCTTTCCGGCGAGGGCGAGGAGAAGCCCCACGCCAACGGCCGTTTCGCGGTGAAGGACATGAGCGAATCAGTGCTGCTCGTCGTCGCGGACGCGCTTGCAAAGAGCGTGGCGCTCGCAAGAGACGAGCGGCGAGTCAATGCAGTGTTCGACACGATCGAGCCGATTGCCGCGACGCTCGCGGAAACAGGCCGCCCGCCATGGAGGCGAGGCGAGATGCTCAAGCTCGTCGGCCAGACGCTTCTCGTGCAGCATCGCGTCTCGGGTCGTGTCGCCGTCGAGGACAAGCCCGACGTTCTTTGGGATCGTCCCGATCTCGAGCGGCTCTACGCGAGGCTCGAGGACGAATATGAGCTTGCCGAGCGGGCGCGCACGCTCAAAGCCAAGCTCGACGTCATCAGCGAGACGGCGCGCGCCTTCACCGAGATCATCGACGCCGACCGCTCGACTCGGCTCGAATGGACGATCGTCGTTTTGATCCTTGCCGAGATCCTGCTCTCGCTCATCCAATTGTGGTTGTATCCGCACGGACATTGA
- the miaA gene encoding tRNA (adenosine(37)-N6)-dimethylallyltransferase MiaA → MPQDKAPPRVVFLAGPTASGKSALALALARELGGAIVNADSMQVYRDLRVLTARPSEAEEREAPHLLYGHVDAARNYSVGLWLKDFEAALARLAAGRQTAVVTGGTGMYFKAALYGLSEIPPVPEKVREVVRARFEGKTPQDMHRALAALDPVSAGRLRETDPQRLLRALEVFEATGRPLASFQEARAAPILTAESCPAFFVAPSREALYARIDARFDAMLEQGALEEVRALAARGLDPALPAMRAHGVPHLIAHLEGRLSLEEAAARGKLDTRHYAKRQFTFARHQLPSFSWLEGPDPQGEALAALRGRET, encoded by the coding sequence ATGCCACAAGATAAAGCGCCGCCGCGGGTCGTTTTCCTCGCCGGCCCGACCGCCTCCGGCAAGTCGGCGCTGGCGCTCGCGCTGGCGCGCGAGCTTGGCGGCGCGATCGTCAACGCCGATTCGATGCAGGTCTATCGCGATTTGCGGGTGTTGACCGCGCGCCCGAGCGAGGCCGAGGAGAGGGAGGCGCCGCATCTTCTCTATGGCCATGTGGACGCCGCGCGAAATTATTCGGTCGGTCTCTGGCTCAAGGATTTCGAGGCGGCCCTCGCTCGCCTCGCCGCCGGGCGGCAGACCGCGGTCGTCACGGGCGGCACCGGCATGTATTTCAAAGCCGCGCTATACGGGCTCTCGGAAATTCCCCCCGTCCCCGAGAAGGTGCGCGAAGTCGTGCGCGCGCGCTTCGAGGGAAAGACGCCGCAGGACATGCATCGCGCGCTCGCGGCGCTCGATCCCGTCAGCGCGGGGAGGCTTCGGGAGACCGACCCGCAACGATTATTGCGGGCGCTCGAAGTTTTCGAGGCGACGGGCAGGCCGCTCGCGAGCTTCCAAGAGGCGCGCGCCGCGCCGATTCTCACCGCAGAGTCGTGTCCGGCCTTTTTTGTCGCGCCGTCGCGCGAGGCGCTTTATGCGCGCATCGACGCGCGCTTCGACGCAATGCTGGAGCAAGGCGCGCTGGAGGAGGTCCGCGCCCTTGCCGCGCGCGGTCTCGATCCCGCGCTGCCGGCGATGCGGGCCCATGGCGTCCCGCACCTGATCGCGCATCTGGAAGGCCGGCTCTCTCTCGAGGAGGCCGCGGCGCGCGGAAAGCTCGACACGCGCCATTACGCGAAACGGCAATTCACTTTCGCGCGCCATCAGCTGCCGAGCTTTTCCTGGCTCGAAGGCCCCGATCCGCAAGGCGAGGCGCTCGCGGCGCTGCGGGGGCGCGAGACATGA
- a CDS encoding L,D-transpeptidase: MTMSHCSRRMFLGGVIGAGAFVATPSAFGNEESEDISQLKPGQFTWRPELAPTGPVSIVVSLPQQRVHVYRNGIRIGVSTCSTGKAGHATPTGVFVVLQKDKNHRSSTYDDAPMPNMNRLTWSGVALHAGNLPGYPASHGCVRLPRKFSELLFGVTHLGTPVIIAGAHTDPWQLTHPGMVLSGYAEDEFQHVLAGLDGKKHPSDWSQAEDKPVISVVASSADHKIELIENDVVVATSSLALKGDEKLGSHVFVLNGADENAHGMQWTAITHHSEEGDLSRDENVLQRLRAEPSFVAALKQRMHPGMTMVLTDTPLTPDTRSGKDFVIVTTS, translated from the coding sequence GTGACGATGAGCCATTGCAGTCGGCGCATGTTTCTTGGCGGCGTGATCGGAGCCGGAGCGTTCGTCGCGACGCCTTCCGCTTTCGGCAATGAGGAGAGCGAGGACATCTCCCAGCTGAAGCCCGGACAGTTCACATGGCGCCCGGAGCTCGCGCCGACAGGACCGGTCTCCATCGTCGTTTCCCTTCCGCAGCAGCGTGTGCATGTCTATCGCAACGGCATCCGCATCGGCGTCTCCACCTGCTCGACCGGCAAGGCCGGACACGCGACTCCGACCGGCGTCTTCGTCGTGTTGCAGAAAGACAAGAATCATCGCTCGTCCACTTATGACGACGCGCCCATGCCCAACATGAACCGCCTGACGTGGTCCGGCGTGGCGCTGCATGCGGGCAATCTGCCGGGCTATCCGGCTTCGCATGGTTGCGTGCGTCTGCCGCGGAAATTCTCGGAACTGCTGTTTGGCGTGACGCATCTGGGCACGCCTGTCATTATCGCGGGGGCTCATACCGACCCTTGGCAATTGACCCATCCCGGCATGGTGCTGAGCGGCTATGCCGAGGACGAATTTCAGCACGTGCTGGCGGGACTCGACGGGAAGAAGCATCCGTCGGATTGGTCTCAGGCTGAGGATAAGCCGGTCATCAGCGTCGTCGCCTCTTCAGCCGATCATAAGATTGAGCTGATCGAGAACGACGTCGTGGTCGCGACCTCGAGTCTGGCGCTGAAGGGCGACGAGAAGCTCGGCTCGCATGTTTTCGTTCTCAATGGCGCCGATGAGAACGCACATGGGATGCAGTGGACAGCGATCACTCACCACAGCGAGGAGGGGGATCTCTCGCGAGACGAAAATGTGCTTCAGCGCCTTCGCGCCGAGCCGTCATTCGTGGCGGCGCTGAAACAACGCATGCACCCCGGCATGACAATGGTGCTGACGGACACGCCGCTTACGCCGGATACCCGCTCCGGCAAGGACTTCGTGATCGTCACGACGTCGTAA